GCAAAGGTATTTTATAGTGTGAATGAAGGTGGTTGGCGTTGGTATGAAGAGGGGCATGTTCTGCTTGTGGAGTTTCAAAAATAAGAGTAGCCAATAAATCAGCAGACTGATTTCCCTGTGTAAGAGGTCCAGGGAGGTTAGAATGAGAGCGGAAAAGAGTAATGAACAAAGGGTGAGTTCGAGATTGAATTTCTAATTGTAATTCCTGAAGCAAAGGGTTAATGATAGAATGAATTGTGGAAATAAGAGCTATTTCTAAAGGCGCAACAATGCCAACTACGTAAGCAGAACCAGATACAATATTTATAGGATAAGGAACATTCtgcaataaaaacaataaagctgCAAGTTTGACCTGTTGAGCAGAAGTGTAAGGGGTTTTTATGGAGCGTTGAATAGTGGGACCCCAGACTCGGGTGCGCCCAGAGGAAGAGCCATCGATAAAGTATGTAGGAGCTGAGGGGATTGGGGCGTTACGAACTACGCGATTTATAACCCAGGCAGTGCGCTTTAGGAAGTCCCATAATTTCCCTAATGGATAGTGGCAACCTCTACGCCCAGTATAATCAGCAAGAGATATTTGCAGGTCAGTAGAGAAGGGAAAGACTTCCTTGAAAGATGTAGAAGAGATAGGTAAAACAATGAACGCTGGGTCAAAACCAAGAATTTGAATAGAACGATTTCGTCCTTGGAGAATGAGTGAAGCGACAAGAGATAGATATGGAGTAACAGTTCGAGAAGTTTTTGTATGTAAAGTCACCCATTCGAGAGGTTTGTCTTCTTGCACAATGACACCAGTCGGAGAATGAGAGGTAGGGAAAATaagaagaagcagggggagagaatcaTCATACCTGTGAGCAAAGGCAGTTTTTAATTGCTCCTCAACGGTTTAGCCTCTGCCTGAGGATAGAGTACGAGGACTATCTAAAGCAGAATCACCTTGTaaagtgttaaataaattttgtaatttataagtTGGAATCCCTAGGAGAGGGTGAATCCAATTAATGTCTCCTAGGAGTTTCTGAAAATCGTTAAGTGTAAGGAGGGTATCCCTAGGAATTTGCATTGTTTGAGGTTTCACCGTGTTCTATCTACCACGGTGCCTAGATAGGAAGCCCGAGTAGTTGTTTGGATTTTCTCCGGGGCTATTAAGAGACCAGCAGAAGTCAGATGTTGGGAAGTGGCCTGATACACATCTTGTAATTTGGTTTCAGTTTGTGACGCTAGCAAAATATCATCCATATAATGAATGATATAGGATCGAGGATAGTGATCTCTTACAGGTCTGAGGACCTGGCCAACATAATACTGACACATGGTAGGAGAATTAGTCATACCTTGTGGCAAAACTGTCCAGTGATACCGTTTCATCGATTCCTTGTTGTTAGTGCTTGGAACCGAAAAGGCAAATTTCTCCTTATCCTCAGGGTGAACGGCTATGGTATAGAAACAATCCTTAAGATCTCTTATTATCAATGGCCATTGTTTGGGAACGGCTGTAGGAGTGGGTAACCCAGGCTGCAAGGCACCCGGAGGCTCCATGACGGCATTAACATTCCGAAGGTCCATTAGGTGCCTCCATttgcctgatttctttttcttttttttaaagattttatttatttatctgagagagagaatgggagacagagagcatgagagggggaggatcagagggagaagcagactccccactgagcagggagcctgatgtgggactcgatcccgggactccaggatcatgacctgagccgaaggcagttgcttaaccaactgagccacccaggcgccccttgcctgatttctttttgataacAAAAACAGGAGAGTTCCGAGGAGATTGCGAAGGCTCCGTATGTCCTGCCTGCAGTTGTTCTTGAACAATTTGTTCTAAGGCCTGCAATTTTTCTATCGGAAGGGGCCATGAGCTGAAGGGAGGCTATTCGGGCTTGATGTGTAAAAGTGCCAATATTTCTACATAGACGAAGATAATCGAGAATGCCTCCTGTTTCCCTATGTGGCCGGATAGCCGTTTGGCAGTCCTCATTAGCattttcaaaatcaaggtgtcttaGCAAGTGCTCTTTAGCAGGTTTATTATTGACTTGGCGGTCAATAGCCATTTCGAGCCGAGAAATAAAATCAGCATATGCTTCTGTAGGCCCTTgcataatttttatataactttGCCCCACTTCCCCTGAAGGGGTTAGCTTTTCCCAGGCTGCGAGGGCGATTTCAGATACCTGTACTGTGGCTGCTGGTGGAATGTTAACCAGCTGCTCTCGAACATCTGAAAAGGGGCCAGAGCCAGTGAGCATTTCAAAGGAAATAGGATGCGTGGCTGGGTTAGCCCGATTCACCCGGGCTTTCATATAGGCAGCATCTGATAACCACATTTTCCATTGCAATAAATCCTGTGGCTTAAGGCAAGCCCATGCAACCATGTGCCAATCATAAGGGATCCATTCCCCAGAATTTGCCCAAGCTTTCAAAATCTCTATGGTATAAGGGGCTGTGGGTCCATACAAGTGGCAAGCCTTCTTCAGTTCCCTTAAGGTATTTAAATCTAATCCCTCATAGACAGGACCAACAGCCTGTGTTCGGTCTATGGGGAAAGCCATAAACAGATCATTAGCCCCTTGCCGTCGGAGTTCCTTTTCGAGAGGTGAGAGGGAGGATCGTTTGAGAGGGAGTAAATCTACTGCGGAGGGAGGTTGATCATCTTCAGTGGAGTCCTCCGTTAAAAGCGGAGGGGCCGTGGGTGACGGCTGGGACTGTGAAGCcatgaaaatttttttactttcagtcttAGCCTTTTCTAAAGTCTCATCATCTAATTCATATGTATGTAAAGAGTTGGTAGTTTCTTTAGCAGCCTCAGCCAGGGATAACTTATCCCCAGTTTCCATAGTATTGATAACCACTCGTACTAAAGCCTAAATGGGCCAGAAATCAAGGGGAATCATTTCACCCTGTCTCATAGCccttaaatcattatttttcacTCGGATCCAAGTCTCCTCATCTAAGGAGCCTTCTTCCGGAAACCAAGGATTATATTCAACTAttgtttccaaacatttttctctGTGCTGCTTAGTAACTTTAGCTccatattctttaagaaaatgatgtATCAACGCAGCGAAACCTGATGTTTTTGAATTTGATTGCCCCATAACCCTGTAATAAACTTTCCTACTTACCACCTTCTGTAGGATTCCTATCGCTGGCCGATCACTCCTCGATGGGGGCTTCAGGTCCCTGTTCGGGCGCCACTTGTTGACCTCTGAGAGTCAGGGACCTGGGGTggcgaaggaactgagaaaaagagacgacagtatagcgaggcacaggggaccctgAGCAAACAGCCCGAGGTgccgaggtttattttccataatctaGTATACTTTCTACAATgatatagatctataatgatttacagcaggggctTAGTAAAGCACATTCTTCCACGTACACAGGGTTAGTTAAGtgaagcagtgggagtggagaaggaataaagaaatctgtaactGGCTGTGATCAATTAATTGTAAACACCATTGTACTCGGACCTTAACAAAGgataagagaacaaagaagggaatgcacagtgtgctgtttacagctggcttcctatctacaaaacatcttctgctCTGTACTTCAGAACAGACCACACAcatcccaagggcatttcactctgatcctttcgggTTATTTTTAATCCTGCAATCTcaagttttctcagagatctcggagtctgagCGAACATGCACCAGTGGTTGTTGTGGAGTTCTGTTTCCCACAAAATCCCAGTAAATCCTCTAAAAATATCGATTAGTATTGCTTTCCTTGAATTTCCAGGAAGGAAAGTCCTACTCTTTTGCAAAGTGGGTGAAGATATAAATACCACTGAAAACTATCGTGATTCACCCAGAAGTATATGTTCACTTCACAAGAAAGTGATCTAGGATTTTAAATACCAATAATTCCCTGACACCTACTCATATTCAGAAGTAAACAAGAGCATTTTGAATTATCTGCTAAAGTatcctgcatatatatatatgtcctaGAAGTCACATCTTTCAGGTGTATGCCTGCAGGAAATTTACTCTCCAAGAACCAAATACAAACTGAGAGGAGATCACAAGAATGTTTTGACTTTGAAAGTTAAAGAAATTGTTTTcccagaaatatttctttaaaagatccCCAGCAAATAACACTAATCAGTTGTCCAAGCTTATATTCCCTAACCTCCTGGGAATTTTCaggctttaaatttattttccacttttgcATTAGCCAAGCTCTGGGCACTGTGTCTCTAGAGGTCACTATGGTTATTCAGATTCAGAGTAGCAAAAGAAATTCTGCCAGTTCTGGCTGATTGCTTCCTctgaaaaggaggagggaaatgtgGGTAACCCTATGGAAACACTGGTTTGTTTTAGAGGAGGTCTTTATTTCTAGAGAGGAGACGGTAGAAGAAAATCAGAGAGAGCGATTTCCAGAGTCCCAACAAGAgtcattaacaaaagaaatgtaagatGTATAGCAACCAATTAACCAGTCAATGACCTGTCACCTCACTATTCTCCTGGACCAGTAGCCACACCCAATAGTAATTAACTGTCATTGCTGCAATGAAGGTTTGgattgtgaaaaagaaaaaaatagtaatttgcaaaataaattaaaattaaaaaaattcccactCCTATTTGTAGTTTGGAAAAGGACTCATAGGTTTTGTTGAAAAATATTGGAGAAGATAGCCAACAAAATATGTACAGCTCTATTCTAATTGCTACCAGGGACTTTCCCTTGTGTGGTTGCAGTGCTGTAAGTTATATAAACTCAGAATCATGTGCACTGAAATTAACGTGGTCCCCCTTCTTGAACAGAAAATCCATATACATGTGTATTAATATGACTTCAGAAAATCAATGTTTTATGCATCTCATCTAGATCAGAACAATTCACTTAGTAAACTAATCATAAtatttataagcatttttaaattcctatatGTCAGTCACTGTATTAAGTATTTCAAGTGCATTATCTGatttaattccttaaaaaaattttcatggaaATTATTGCCCCTattcctcaaaggaaaaaaaaataggaatcttCTAGAGATTAAATAGCTTGCTCAAGATAACAGAGCTGGTTTCCAAAATAACAACAATATATCTGGTCTTCATAACTTTTGTAGAACTAAAATGTATGGCAACATTACATAAAGGTTGGAAGTAGGGAAATAGAACAATATTATTGTAAAgctattatactatatataaagtGGTATCATAAGAATGCTCAATTGATTCcagggaagacaaagaaaaaagagaaaaacaaatagaattaaTAGAAATGTATTACAAGATGACAGACTTACACTCAAACTTATCAATCACATTACACGGAAATGGTCtaagcaataaaattaaaaggccagataggatacaaaaacaaaacaaagcaaagcaaaaacaaaccaacaaacaaacgaACCCTCACAACCTAACTATACTCTGGAAACAGAAAGTGATGTATCTTACATATGAagatacaaataataaattagaagtaaaaggatggaaaagataaATAACGCCAATACCAATGAAAGATGGAAAGGTTTTTCAATTATCAAAGAGAATTTAAGAGCAAAAAATATTactataagataaaaaaaattcatgcatTATGATAAAGGGGTCAACTAATCAAGGAGACATAACTACCTAAATGTTTATGACTCTAATAACAGGgttataaaattcataaaacaacAACTTATAGAATCttaaggaaaaacagacaaattcacAATATAGTTGAATATTTCAGAACGCATCTGCCAATAATTAATggaacaagtagacagaaaatcagcaaagaaatagtAGACTTGAGCAAAACCATCAATTGCCTTGACTTGATCGTCTCTATGAAATACTTCATCTGACTctagcagaatatatattcttgtCAGTTTAGCTCAGAGCATTTACTATGATACATCATTTTTCTGGGCCATTAAGTAAGTCTCAATAATAAAAGGACTCTAATCTTTCAAAGTATGTTCCTTGACCACAGTGGAATCAAATTAGAAATAttagaaagaggggcgcctggctggctcagtcgttaagcgtctgccttcggctcaggtaacgatcccagggtcctgggatcgaggccggcatcaggctccctgctcgacaggaagcctgcttctccctcccccacttcccctgtttgtgttcctgctcttgctatctctgtcaaataaataaataaaatcttttaaaaaaaagatatattagaaAGAAATCTAAGAAATTTCCAAATATCTGGAAATTATATAAGGCACTTTTAAGTAACCTCCTGggtcaagaagaaatcaaaagggaaattagaaagtagccttatatgaatgaaaatgaaaacaaaatatatcagaCTTTATGGGATCCTGCTAATGCAggacttagagggaaatttattgcACTAAACATCTATATTGGAATATAATGAAGGTTTCAGATTAATGTCATCAGCCTCCagcttaaaattagaaaaagaagagccctggtgatgggtattgaggagggcacgttctgcatggagcactgggtgttatgcacaaacaatgaatcatggaacactatatctaaaactaatgatgtaatgtatggggattaacataacaataaaaaaattttttaaaaaaagaaaaagaagagcaagttaAGCCAgagtgaaaagaaggaaataataaagactgaaGTGAAAATCcatgaaaagcaaaagagaaaaataatagggaaaattgaaagcaaaaaatctatttgagaaattcaataaagttgataaacTTTTGGCCAGATTGAGAGCAAAGGCAAGAAGACACAAATCATCAACAGCAAGAATGAGAGAATTGACATCACTACAAATTTTGCAAATCTTGAAGTGTTAATCAGAGaacaatataaacaattttatgtctaaaaattcaaaaacttAGATGAAAATCTTTAAGATGGgcaaaagattttgaaaagacatttcaccaGAAGACATTGCACCATTTTCACCATATCAAGTAAGTGCATGAAAAtctgctcaatatcattagttatttatgaaatgcaaattaaatctgCGATGAAACACCAGTtcacaccttttagaatggctaaaattaagaaaattggtATATGAAGAGTGGAAGAGAAATGGGAACATTCATCAACTTCCTGTGGGGATGTGACTTTGAAAAGActgtttggtggtttcttaaaatGTGAAACATACATCTACATATGACCAACCATTCCACACCTAAGGATTTGCAGAACTGAAAGCATACGGTTCACACAGAAAATTGTGCAGGAATGTTTAcaagcagctttatttgtaatagccaaaaaccggaaacaacccaaatgctcaaGAGCAGAATTGTAGAATTTGCAGAGTGGAATTCCATTCGGCAATCAAAAGGGAATGCACAACTGAtgcatgcaacaatatggattaATATGgattaatctcaaaataattatacgGAATGAAGCTAGCGAACATagaatatatactatatgataaatttatgtaaaaatctAGAGAGCACAAACTAATCTATAAAGACACAAAGCACATCACCAGTTACCAGGGAAAACTTTTCAGAGGGATGGATACGCTCACaatcttgattatggtgatggatTCACAGGTTTATATTATGTCACAACTTAATCagactgtacattttaaatgtctacagtttattgtatgtcaattataattcaataaaaatgttgaaagcaaCCTAGGACTGAGGAAGAATATCcaaagaatgaacttggaagagAAGAATCCTCCCCAAAGTTGGGATTGGAAAAGGTGAGGCTGTAGGCATGGCCAGAGCAGCCACAGTTACCCAGAAAGTGGGGGGTGCTTTGGGAATGCAGAACAGTGCAGGCTGACAGGAGCCTATGAGTAGGTTGAGTGCAGAGAATCAGCTAAATGCAGGGCTGTGTGAGCCTAGGAGCATGCAGTAGTTCCTTACACAAGAGCCTAGTAAACAAACTTTCTTGGATGTAGGCTGGCAGATGCTGAGTGGGGAGTGCTCAGACATAGTGGAGACCTGTGAACTGGGAGGCTCAAGGCCCAGGATACAAATGTCGGCTTCTGGAAGGTCAAGAGGGTCAAGTGCTAAGCATTTGCCTGCTCTatccttttcatcttttcagtTTCAATTTTCATGCCCTATAATCTTTTGTAAAAGCACGTTAGTATTTTAATCCATTATGATAATCTTTGTTTTCCTCCCAGAGAATTTAGTCCCTGGTGttgattttgttttacttatgtatttggaCTGACTTCTTTCTATgacttcttttcttccccatcctcctccccctctttctcctgctctcctcctcctactcctactcctccttcttcttctttttctttctttctttctcttctttctttctttctcttctttctttctttctttcttctttctttccttctttctttctttctttctctctctctttctctttctttctttctttctttctttctttctttcttctactcttcccagtttgtttattttctccctcttttctggctttttaattggattggcctcctttcattccttcaatgaatttttacctATCTGTTTGTCTACATCCCTCCCCACCTTCTTAGCTGCCTATCTCTTTCTTATTACTTTAGCTGTAAGAAATCATGTCTGTACATTGATACACACAACTGTCTGACGCTGATAGCAATTACCCTCCTGCTGAACCATATATGatacttaaaaactttttttcctgatCATTTTCTTCCAACCCACGTGATGCTGTGGACAAGGATCTTTGTTCCCTCTTCTATGCTTTATCTCACATATTAGATAAGATTGCcaattttaatgcaatttttagGCTTACAAATAAGCCTACCACTTCTCTCATTCTCTATTCCTACTGGAATCTATTTTCCTTCTCAGACTTCCTccctttttaatgaaaatattcttcacAATTTCTTTTAGTGAGTGTAGGTTTGTAGTCAACTCTTGGTTATTTTTCAATGTTGTTCCATTGTACTGAAAAATCCTCATTTTACTCTTCTTGAAAAAATCCAGAAGTCAAgggtaacatttttcttttagtgcttTCATCCatgcaattcatttttttctgttttctattcttACTATGATTTAAATATTATTGACTTGAAATAGTGTTTTCTATGATTCTTCTTAAGAGCaagtattttggggcacctgggtggcacagttggttaagcatctgtcttcggctagggtcttggtcccagggtcctgggatcaagccctgcattgggctctccctgctcagtggggagtctgcctctccttctccacctgcctctcccccagctcatgttgtctctcactctctctctcaaataaataaataaaatcttttttaaaaaggagcaaatctttttctttcttgtgaatattttctaaaattattttcatcagttCTCAAAAATTAccaataattatctttttaagttttttttttttttcctattacccAAACCCTGGAGTCTGATAGATATATGTTGCTTTCTCTTACTTCGTTCATAATGTCTCTTAATATATCTACTTTTTTTCTATTACCTCTTCTCTCTAATTCAGTGTTCTGGTAATTTGTTAATATCAAAATTCCATTCATCCTATCTTTCTTAAGATATAACTACTCTGTTTTATCCATCAAGTTTCTAAttagaatattctatttttatttcttaaattactttGTCTTTTAACACCCTGGGCAATTTTGAGATTCCTGTTCCTATATcatgcttttatttgtttattttttaaagattttatctatttatttgagagacagagatagtgagagaaagcacaagcagggggtcggcggaggggggagagggagaagcaggctccccactaagcagggaggttgatgcagggtttgatcccaggacccaggatcatgacctgagctgaaggcagatgcttaactgactgagccatccaggcacccctatatcatgcttttaaaattattttttatttttatataataaacatattctATTTGTATCTGAGAACTGCAATCAAAGCTGCCATTGTATGACATATTCTGCTATAGCTGTTTTCAACATAACTTCCTCTTTTATCAGTAATTTTTGCTGTGTgatcacatttttgtgctttgcacaaaaattaaatattttctctctcatttttcattttctactcaAGCCTGTTTATTCCGATTATGGCAGAGATAGAAGCCCCTGGAAGATGTTATTTTCTATACTGTGTATTTTTGCACATGTATGTGGATGTGTGGCAATCCAATGTTAGCATGTATGTATAGCGTACCTTCTTCGCCTGGAACCACTGCCCTTATTTGAAGCCtaccaaaatgtattttttcctttttaggagTTAATTTTCCTAGTTTTGCTTATTATGACAAACAACTCATATACTCCAGTGAATATCCTATGTATTAAAATTTCCCAATTAGGATCACCTATGTGTTAATCTTGTTAACATAAGCTAATGCTCTATTCCTGGAAGTTTTTCTGAGCTATGTTGTATGGACTATCTTTCTACGAGATCTCTTTTTTCTAACAATTGTATATCTATAACAGACAGGTTGGTTTGCATTAATTAACATATTACATACCATGGGTCCTAGAAGTGCCAGAAGTTTCACGTATTTCTAAACCACTTATTGCACTCACCCTAGCGTTTTTctattgataataatttttatttaatatattttattttatgtcagtAATGTATTAAGAAAGAATATTAACACAGGTATACAACCACTATCTTAACATTTTAAGTCTTAGTTACAATATAAAGTATGTTAAAGAAACAATAGAAGACTTATATTCaccaaaagaaatgtttaagaatgtTCAAAGCAGTGCTATTCATAATGGCCTAAATgggaaactacccaaatgtctAGCaacaagataataaataaattagctGTTACATactcatacaatgaaatactatagaTCAATGAAAACACTCAGAAAATACACAAAACGTGAggaatgaatctcacaaacataatgaaGAGACACTAAGAGTATGATCTGGGTCATTATTTTTCCACAAAGTACAAAAGTATGTCAAACTAATTGATTTAGAGATGAATATAGTGATCACCTTAGGGAGGTTAGCTATTATAAAGAGAAATGGTGAGGACTTCAGGTGTACTGGTAATTTCTAACTCTTAATCTGATTTCTGATTACAAGATATTATTGCTCCATTTGTGGTAATACATGAACAGTACATAAATGTTACGTGCAACTTTCCGTGTTCATAGTTGAGTAAACAGTTGAAAAATTGAAAGTATTATTTTCTACAGCTCTTTAGCATTTTATGGTGTGAAAAAAATGCATggtctgttttatcttttttttcgaCACAATGGCCAATAGGTGatataatcttttatatttaagataTCATCTGGTTATTTCATATCATATAagcacaattctttttttaatatttatttattttagagacagaaagagagagagcaagaatgtgtgggcagggtggggagggagatggagagggatagggagacagagaatctcaggcagactccccctgagtgtggagccctgcctgggctccatctcagaaccctgagatcatgacctgagctaaaattgagagtctgatgctcaacccagtgagccacccaggtgcccctataagcacaattctttttttttttttcatagattttattcatttatctgagagagagaaagagagagcacagagggagagagagaacctgattCCCTGCCAAGCTGGGAATCAATCACAGGAACCTGAGATCACACCCCAGCCGAAggcaacagactgagccacccaggtgtccctataagCACAATTCTTAATGACTATGTCAGGTGGAGAGGCATATGAATAAGAATTATACTCAATTTGTTGAGGAAGTGTCAGAATGAAACATAAAACAACAGAGGTGGTGTGTTTCCTGCTTACCCACTTATCTCTCCAAGCAGCGGGTCCAGATGATAAGAATGGATCTTATTCACAGTCATGGGTTTCACAGAACTGCTGCATGAAAATCAGAAAAGCTTCCTCAAATCTACTTTCCTTCCAAGAGTATATGACCACACCACACGTTCCTCAAGGCATTCTTCATCTCCGTGTTTCTCAGCGTGTAGATCAGAGGGTTGAACATGGGGCCAATGATGGTGTAGAAAAGAGCAAACACTTTGTCTTCTGGGAAAGTTGTAGCTGGTCGAACGTAAATGAATAGCGCAGGTGCAAAAAACAGAACCACGACTGTGACATGGGAAGTGCAGGTGGAAAGAGCTTTGGCGCGGCTCTCTGCAGGGTAAGCCCTGATGGTGTATAATATCAGGAAATAGGACACCATCAAAATCACAAAAGTCACCAGAGCAATCAGGCCTGAATTAACAACTACAAAGAGACCAATTCTGTATGTGTCAGTGCAGGCCAGCTTCAGTAAAGGATACACGTCACAGAAGTAGTGATCTATCTCATTGGGGCCACAGAAGGGTAGGAAGATGGTGAGGAGGAACTGACTGGCAGAGTGAATAAATGCCCCAGTACAGCAAGCTGTGATGATTGAGTTACACCTCTGGCTGCTCATGATGACGGTGTAGTGCAggggcttgcagatggccacgtAGCGGTCGTAGGCCATCCCTGTGAGGACGAAGATCTCCACGCCTCCAAATAAATGTGTGGTAAAGAGTTGTGTCATGCAGTTACCGTAGGAAATGGTCTTCCTTTCTGCCAGTAAGTCAGTCATTAGTTTGGGTGTCACAGTGGATGTGTAGCAAAGGTCGGAGAGGGAGAGgtaattaaggaaaaaatacatggGTTGCTCAATTAGCCGACTGCACATGATAGAAATCATTATGAGCAAGTTTCCCACCCAAATAGCGatgtagcaaaataaaaataatacaaaacaaaggATTTCAATATTCCTGTTTTTGGATAGTCCCAAGAGAATAAATACAGTGACATTATTGCTTTGATCCATGGTCCAGCATAGATAGAATACATGAATCACCTGAAATACAGAATTAATGAGGCCATATTTAGAAAGGTTTCTTCAGTAGAGGGATGATCATATCCTATTCAAGGAATTTACTAGGTTGAATATGCCTCATTCAGTGTCTCAGAGAATAAAAATCAAGTATTCAATTAAAATG
Above is a genomic segment from Halichoerus grypus chromosome 11, mHalGry1.hap1.1, whole genome shotgun sequence containing:
- the LOC118523745 gene encoding olfactory receptor 4P4-like, translating into MDQSNNVTVFILLGLSKNRNIEILCFVLFLFCYIAIWVGNLLIMISIMCSRLIEQPMYFFLNYLSLSDLCYTSTVTPKLMTDLLAERKTISYGNCMTQLFTTHLFGGVEIFVLTGMAYDRYVAICKPLHYTVIMSSQRCNSIITACCTGAFIHSASQFLLTIFLPFCGPNEIDHYFCDVYPLLKLACTDTYRIGLFVVVNSGLIALVTFVILMVSYFLILYTIRAYPAESRAKALSTCTSHVTVVVLFFAPALFIYVRPATTFPEDKVFALFYTIIGPMFNPLIYTLRNTEMKNALRNVWCGHILLEGK